Genomic window (Pyramidobacter piscolens W5455):
AAAAGCCTGTCGATCGCGTATCGCGCGACCGACAGGCTTTTTGTTATAAAGCGCGCTGACTGAAAAGCGTGGTCCGGTTTTGGGGAAAATCGCAAAAACAAGCGGACGCCCTTTTTCAATGAGGTCCCCTGATCGAAAAGCGGTGCTACATCGAGCGTTCGTTTTCTTCGCGTGCTGCGGCGGCCTGCAGCACTTCCGGCGAATTTTCCTTGACGCCGTGTTTTTCCGCATACCCCGTAAGAATCAACGTCAACGCGCCGTCGCCGGTGACGTTGCACGCCGTGCCGAAGGAATCCTGCAATGCAAAAATCGTGAGCATCAGCGCCGTTCCCGTGTCGTCGAAGCCGATCACGCTCGTGATCAGTCCAAGGGACGCCATGACAGTGCCGCCGGGCACGCCGGGAGCGCCGATCGCGAAAACGCCGAGGAGCAGGCAGAAAAGGATCATCTTTTCAACTGAAGGGAATCCTCCGTAAAGCATTTTGGAAACGGCCATCACGAAGAACGTTTCCGTCAGTACGGAACCGCAGAGATGGATGTTGGCAAAAAGCGGAATGCCGAAGCTCACCAGATCGTCTCTTAAAGGAGGCTCGGACTTCTGCGCGCACTTCAGCGCCACCGAGAGCGTCGCCGCGGAAGACATCGTGCCGATCGCGGTCATGTACGCAGGCCCGTAGTTCTTGACGATGTCCAGCGGATTCTTTCCGGAATAGGCGCCGGCGATGGAATACAACAGCGTCAGCCAGATATAGTGGCCGATGATGACAAGGACGATGATGATCAGGAAGATCGGCAGCTGCTTGGTAATGCTCCCCTCATAGGAAAGCGTGCAGAAGGTCGTTCCGATCAGGACCGGAAGCAACGGGATGACGAATTTGGTGACGATGCTCAGGACGATCGCCTGGAACTCCTCCAGGACATTCGTAATGTACTTGCTGGAATTCCACGCCGCCGCCAGACCCACCAGAACCGAGAAGAACAGCGCGGACATGACGGACATGATCTGCGGGATGTTCAACGTAAACACGGGCTGCGGCAAGGCTTTGAGACCGTCTACGTTGGGGCTGATGGAGAGATGCGGCAGGATTATGTAACCGCTGCCGGTGGCGAAAAACGCGGCGCCGATGGAGGAAACGTAGGCGAGGCAAATGGCAAGCAGCAGCATTTTGGAGGCGTTGCCGCCGAGCCGCGTGATCGAAGGGGCGATAAATCCGATGATGATGAGAGGAACGCAGAAATTGATAAACTGAGCGACGACGTACTTTACGCAGACGATAACGTTGAGAACGACTCCGCTGAGCGGACTCGTATCGGTGACGTGAAGCGCCAGCCCCAAAACGATGCCGACTGCCAACGCGCAGATCAGTTTGAACGGCAGGGTGTGAACGAAGCCTTTCTTCTCCATTTTTCGTGCCCTCCTGGAATTTAAATTTAATTATACTGGTTATTATTGATTATTGCAGAAATGAAGATAAATTGCAACGCCGAATTTCTTGGATTTTGGCGTTTTTATGGTCGGCATGTGCGTTCGCCCTGTCCTTTCGCCGCTTCTCCGCGGTTGATTTGTTCGCGGTCTTATAACCGTTTCTTGATCAAAAAGCCGAATACGAGGGCGCTGCGAGGGAGTTCAGTCGCTCAGGACTGCCCCGCAGCGCCCAGAAAACTATGTTAACACTTTCTATCAAGAATTAGTATTATTGATGCGTGCCGTCGGCGCTGTAAATATCGCGGTAGCGGGGCATGGCGGCGATCGCTCCCTGCTTTTCGCAGACGCGGGCGGCGACGGCCGACGCGCTGGAGCCGACCCAGCGCGCCTGTTCGGCGGTCAGCTCGTCCCAGGCGGTGGCGTCGGGCAGGCTGAAGAGGCCGCGCAGCAATCCGGCGGCGTAGCCGTCGCCGCAGCCGGTCGTGTCGGCAACGGCGACGGAGTAAGCGAAGAGACGTTCGCAGACCTGTCCCGAAGCGATCAGCGAACCCTGCACGCCGGCGGTGAGCACGGTGAGCGCGCCGCGGCGGGCTTGGTGCATGGCGGCGAAGCTGTCGTTGACGTCCTCGCCGGGGAAGAACCATTCGATATCGTCGCGGCTGAACTTGACGAGCTGCGGGCGGATCATGAATTTCAACGCCCGTTCGCAGAACGCCGTCTTGTCGGCGATCAGCGCGGGACGGACGTTGAGGTCGAACGACACGGGGACGGCGGCGTCGTAAAATTTTTCCGCCAGCCGCTCCTGCGCGGACGCGCCCGGTTCGGAGGCGAGCATGACGCCGCCGCAGTGCAGGCCGCTGAAGTCGTTCGGATCGATCTCTTCCACGTCGTCCGGCGTCACGGCTTCGTCGGCGCAGCCCGCGCGGCGGAAGGCGAAAATCGGCTGTCCCTTCGCGTCGAGGCGCACTTCCGCGGCGGCAGTGGCGCGGTCTTTTTTGTAGAAGGCGAAGCGGTGAGCGATGTGTTCGCGGTTCAGCAGGCGCAGCAGGGCGCGCCCTTCCTCGTCGCCGCCGATGCCGCCGCCGAAAGCCGCCGGCAGGCCGAGACGCGCCGCGCCGACGGCCGCGTTGAGCACGGAGCCGCCGGGCAGCGAGCTTTGCAGTTCGCCCGCGGCGTCGCAAAACTGGTCCATCAGCGCTTCTCCAAAGAACAGAACTGGTTTCATGGTCTTTTTCTCCTTTTTCGCCGCCCGGGCGGCGCGTTCGTTTTCACAAGTCTACCATAGCCGGGCGCCTTTCGGCGAGACGGCCTTGACGCGCCCGGCCGGAACGATGATAATAAAAGCAGGAACCGGGGGCGTCGGCGTATCCGGCTGAGAGGAGACGAAACGGTCTCGACCCTTGGAACCTGATCCGGTTCATACCGGTGCAGGGAAGGTGCGGGGTTTCCCCGTCCCCTGTAAATCTTTTGATTTTACGGGAGGTCTTTTCGATGTATCAACGCAGCAAAACGCAGTCGGTGGTAGAGGCGGCGCTGTGCATTGCGCTGGCGGTGGTGTTCTCGCGGCTGAGGCTGTTCCGTCTGCCTCAGGGCGGTTCGGTGACGCTGGAGATCGTGCCGCTTCTGGTCTACGCGATGCGCTGGGGACTGCTGAAAGGGATCGGCGCTGGCGCCGTGGCCGGCCTTTTGCAGTACGTGATGGGCGGCTACGTGGTTCATCCCGTGCAGGGGCTGCTCGATTATCCGCTGGCCTACGCGGCGCTGGGACTGGCCGCCTTGGGCGGAGAGCACGTCTTCGTAGGCATCCTCGTCGCCGTGGCGGCGCGGATCGTCTGTCACGTGGCGTCGGGCGTGGTGTTCTTCGCGTCCTACGCGCCGGCCGGCACGCATCCGCTGGTCTACTCGCTGCTGTACAACGGCAGCTTCATGGCCGCCAACATGGTGATCGCGCTGATCCTGGTGCCGCTGATTTTGGCGCGGCTGAAAAAATTCTGAGCGATACGGAGGTGCGCCGTCGTGAAAAGGAACCGTTTTCTGGAAGCCGCGCTGGGCGCTCTGCTGGCGCTGGCTTTGGCGGGCGCGCCTGTTCGGGCGTCCGTGGAGAGCGCGCTCGAAGCGTGCCGCGCCGAAAACGGCCTGCTGCCCGACCAGCCCGGCGGCGGCACCTATTCGTCGGAAGTCGTTGTGCGCGAGCTGCGCCTGCGGCTGCTGCAGAATGACCACGAGCGCTTCGAGGCGCTCTACCGCCTGACGGCGAAACACTTCCAGTCGCCGCTGATGCTACTGTACCGCCAGCTGGACGCTTCGCTGAAGCCGGTGGCGTGCGAGAATCTCACCGCGACGGACCTGCAGTTCTGCCGCGTGCTGCTCGACGCGGCGGAGCGATGGAACGAACCGCGCTACCGCGAACGCGCGCTGAAAACGGCCGGGCGTATGCTGCGCTTCAACGTCTACCGCAGCGTGCTGATCAACGGCGCTTCCTGGAAAGAACGGAGATCGGGCATTTTCAGCATTTACGAGCCGAGCCACCGCCTCAGTCTCGGCGCCGTCGACGTGAAAGCGCTGCAGCAGCTGCAAAGTTTTTCTTCCCAATGGGAGCCGGTGGCGCAGCGCTGCCTCGGCATCCTGTTGGCGGGAAGCGGCGCGCAGACGCTGCGTCTGTCCTACGACGTGGACAAGCGCAGCTACGTCGACAGCCAGGACGGTTCTCTCGAGGCGCTGCTGATCATGGCCAATCTTGTGGACGGCGGCCTTGTGCCGCTCCATTCCATGGACCGGCTGGTGGAAAAACTGCGTCTCGAGCCGGAATTTCTCGTGACGGGCGCGCAGGCGTCGCTGGCGGCCGCGTCGCTGGGCGCTTACGTGCTGGCTCAGACGGGACGCGCGGCGGAATCGCGTCAGGTCTTTCTGCTTCTCGAAGAACGTTTCGGCGCCGGCGGGGCGCTGCTGCGCGCCCCCGGTCAGGAGCCCTCGGTCCTGCACAACCTTATGTATCTGATCGTGCGCGAGATCCTCGAGCCGAAAAGAAAAGCGGAGAACCGCTGAACGGGAAGCTTTTCCGAAAAAGAAAAACAAGGGCGGACAGCTGGGGGAATTCGGCCGTCCGCCCTTGTTTTTGCCGCAGAAGACGGTTCGCATGATGGTATAATGGCGAAAAATCGCGGCCGTTCAGGCCGATCTTCGAGGAGTCCGATCATGAAACAGGAACGACACTATCCGCGCTTCGCTGTCACTGTCAAGGCGGAACGCAGCGTCAAAAGCGGGCATCCGTGGGTCTACGGCGAAGAAGTCGCGGACGTTCGGGGGCAGTACGCTCCCGGCGACCTTGTGGACGTGGTGAGCCGCGGCGGGGCGTACCTCGGCACGGGATTCGTCAACGACCATTCCAAGATCCGCGTGCGCCTTATCTCCGCCAACGCCAACGACCGCTTCGACGCCGCCTTTTTCGAGCGCCGCCTGCGCTACGCGCTGAACTACCGTAAAGCGGTGATGGGCGGTCAGTACGACTGCTGCCGCCTGCTCTTCGGCGACGCCGACGGCTTTCCCGGTCTGACCGTGGACCGCTTCGGCGACGTGCTCGTGGCCGAAGTGCTGTCGCTCGGCATGGACAAGTTGAAAGAGTTGCTGTTTCCCATGCTGGTGCGGCTGCTGCGCGAGGACGGGCAGGAAATCAGCGGCCTGTACGAGCGCAACGACGCCGCCATCCGCGATCTCGAGGGGCTGCCGCGGCACAGCGGCGAGTTCGCCATGGACGGCTGCTCGCTGGCGGGGCGGCGCACGGCGCGCATCTGCGAGAACGGCGTGCTCTACGACGTCAATTTCGTGGAGGGGCAGAAGACGGGCTTCTTCCTCGACCAGAAGTTCAACCGCGCCGCGGCGGCCCGCTTGTGCGCCGGTCTGGACGTGCTGGACTGTTTCACCCACACCGGCTCGTTCGCGCTCAACGCCGTCAGGGGCGGCGCGGCGCACGTCACCGCCGTGGACGTCTCCGCAGGCGCTCTGGAGATGGCGCGCCACAACGCCGCGCTGAACGGCTGTCTCGGAAAGATGGACTTTATCGCCGCCGACGTCTTCGACCTCCTGAGCGATATGGCTTCCCGCGGCCGCGGCGAGTACGGCATGATCATTCTCGACCCGCCCGCGTTCGCCAAATCGCGCCGCAGCGTGCGCGACGCCGCCCGCGGCTACAAGGAGATCAACCTCAAGGCCATGAAGCTGCTGCCCCGCGGCGGTTATCTCGCGACGGCTTCGTGCTCGCACTTCATGACCGGCGATCTGTTCCGGCAGACGCTCGCCGCCGCGGCCGCCGACGCCAAGGTCAGCCTGCGCCAGATCGAGGCCCGCGGCCAATCCCCCGACCACCCGGTCCTGTGGGGCGTGCCGGAGACCGAGTACCTCAAGTTCTATCTGTTCCAGGTGGTATAAGGTCAGTATCGGAGGGGGAAAGACATGGCGATTCCAAAAATCATCCATTACTGCTGGTTTGGCGAAAAGGAATTCCCGGCGCTGGGACGCCGGTGTCTTGCCTCGTGGAAAAAATTTCTGCCCGATTACAGGATCGTGCTTTGGAACGAGCTGAATTTTGACCTTTCCGCGTTTTGTTTTACACGGGAAGCGGCGGCCATGAAAAAATGGGCCTTCGTCTCGGATTTCCTGAGGCTTTACGCTCTGTACCGCCGGGGCGGGGTTTATCTGGACAGCGACGTCGAGGTGCTGAAGCCGCTCGATGGCTTCTTGCGGCACCGCGCTTTTACCGGATTCGAGCGTCCCGGCTGCCCGGTAACCGGGATCATGGGGGCCGAAGCGGGGCACCCGTGGATAAAAGGACTGCTCGCCGACTACTCGCGGAAGCATTTCATCGACGAAAGCGGCGTTCCCGATCTGACTCCGAATACGGAACTGATCACGCGGGACCTTCGGAAACGGTACGGCGTGCTTTTGAACAATCGGAAGCAGTTTCTTGACGACGGCCTGTGTATCTATCCGCAGGAGATCTTTTGCCCGCTGACCCTGAAAGGTGAAAATTACGGAAAAAATTTTGCCGGCGCCTTTACGGTCCACTGGTTCGCGGGAAGCTGGCGTCCGCCGGGCGCCCGGCTGTTGAGCGGGCTGGGGCGGGCGCTGCGGAAGATCCATCTGTACAATGTGATGCGGCGGATTGTGCGCGGGAAAGACGCGTAGTTTTTGTTGGGAAGCGGGTTTTCCCGTCGCGGCGCGGAATCAGCGTTTGTTTTCCCGCGGCGCGGGAGTCGGAGAGAGAAGTCTGGCGTAGAGCGCTTCGTGCATTTTTTGGAGGCGTTCGATGGCATAGTCTTTGACCTTTTCGGAGGCCCGGGCGACATGTTGTCCGCAGGACGCAGGCGCGCTGAAAATGGCGCTGAACGCTCCCGCCAGAGCTTCCGTGTCGCCTACGGGAACAAGCGTGCCGCAGCCGCCGGCGAGCAGGTCGCGTGTGCCGCGGACGTCGGCGCCGATGACCGGCGTCCCCATGGCCATGGCTTCCAGCACCGAGCGGGGCAGGCCTTCGCGTTCCGAAGGCAGCACGGCCGCCGCCGCGCCTTTGAGCAGCGCGGGCACGTCGGCGCGCTGGCCGAGGAAGTGGCAGCGTTTTTCGACGCCGCGGCGGCGGGCCAGCGCTTGCGTTTCCGCAAACAGCGGCCCCTGTCCGGCGAAGGCGAGATGAAGACGCGGGTCCTCGATTCGTGCGAGCGCCCTGACGGCGTCGCGGTGGCGTTTGCCGGGGTTGAACTCCGCGATCATCAGGATATAACGGTCTTCCGGCGTCAGCCGCATCTCCTCGCGCGCGGCGGCAACCTGCGCGTCGTCGACGGCATCGCGGCTGTATTGCGATAGATCGACGCCGATCCCCGGCATCAAGGTGACGTTTTCGCGCGGAACGATGCGGTATTGCAGCGCGGCGTCGTAATCTTCTTCGTTGATGACGATCAAATAGTCTGTCCAGCGCCCGGCGAGCTTTTCGAGGGCGATGAACAGGCCGTTTTTTATTTTTGAGTTCCCCTTGAAGAAATGGAAGCCGTGCGCGGTGTACGCGATTTTGACCTTCCCCGCCGCGCGCAGGCGCCGCAGGGCGAAGCGGGCGACGAACGCCGCCACGGGCGT
Coding sequences:
- the thiT gene encoding energy-coupled thiamine transporter ThiT, which encodes MYQRSKTQSVVEAALCIALAVVFSRLRLFRLPQGGSVTLEIVPLLVYAMRWGLLKGIGAGAVAGLLQYVMGGYVVHPVQGLLDYPLAYAALGLAALGGEHVFVGILVAVAARIVCHVASGVVFFASYAPAGTHPLVYSLLYNGSFMAANMVIALILVPLILARLKKF
- a CDS encoding PfkB family carbohydrate kinase, which translates into the protein MKPVLFFGEALMDQFCDAAGELQSSLPGGSVLNAAVGAARLGLPAAFGGGIGGDEEGRALLRLLNREHIAHRFAFYKKDRATAAAEVRLDAKGQPIFAFRRAGCADEAVTPDDVEEIDPNDFSGLHCGGVMLASEPGASAQERLAEKFYDAAVPVSFDLNVRPALIADKTAFCERALKFMIRPQLVKFSRDDIEWFFPGEDVNDSFAAMHQARRGALTVLTAGVQGSLIASGQVCERLFAYSVAVADTTGCGDGYAAGLLRGLFSLPDATAWDELTAEQARWVGSSASAVAARVCEKQGAIAAMPRYRDIYSADGTHQ
- a CDS encoding glycosyltransferase family 4 protein — protein: MKKLLIVTTIQRTLRDFLLPYGDSFRAKGWQVDAMANVRDPFPAAAGHFDRFYAVDWGRNPLDPRNFARAPDFVRELVSQQRYDIVHVHTPVAAFVARFALRRLRAAGKVKIAYTAHGFHFFKGNSKIKNGLFIALEKLAGRWTDYLIVINEEDYDAALQYRIVPRENVTLMPGIGVDLSQYSRDAVDDAQVAAAREEMRLTPEDRYILMIAEFNPGKRHRDAVRALARIEDPRLHLAFAGQGPLFAETQALARRRGVEKRCHFLGQRADVPALLKGAAAAVLPSEREGLPRSVLEAMAMGTPVIGADVRGTRDLLAGGCGTLVPVGDTEALAGAFSAIFSAPASCGQHVARASEKVKDYAIERLQKMHEALYARLLSPTPAPRENKR
- a CDS encoding class I SAM-dependent rRNA methyltransferase; translated protein: MKQERHYPRFAVTVKAERSVKSGHPWVYGEEVADVRGQYAPGDLVDVVSRGGAYLGTGFVNDHSKIRVRLISANANDRFDAAFFERRLRYALNYRKAVMGGQYDCCRLLFGDADGFPGLTVDRFGDVLVAEVLSLGMDKLKELLFPMLVRLLREDGQEISGLYERNDAAIRDLEGLPRHSGEFAMDGCSLAGRRTARICENGVLYDVNFVEGQKTGFFLDQKFNRAAAARLCAGLDVLDCFTHTGSFALNAVRGGAAHVTAVDVSAGALEMARHNAALNGCLGKMDFIAADVFDLLSDMASRGRGEYGMIILDPPAFAKSRRSVRDAARGYKEINLKAMKLLPRGGYLATASCSHFMTGDLFRQTLAAAAADAKVSLRQIEARGQSPDHPVLWGVPETEYLKFYLFQVV
- a CDS encoding glycosyltransferase family 32 protein, with the protein product MAIPKIIHYCWFGEKEFPALGRRCLASWKKFLPDYRIVLWNELNFDLSAFCFTREAAAMKKWAFVSDFLRLYALYRRGGVYLDSDVEVLKPLDGFLRHRAFTGFERPGCPVTGIMGAEAGHPWIKGLLADYSRKHFIDESGVPDLTPNTELITRDLRKRYGVLLNNRKQFLDDGLCIYPQEIFCPLTLKGENYGKNFAGAFTVHWFAGSWRPPGARLLSGLGRALRKIHLYNVMRRIVRGKDA
- a CDS encoding dicarboxylate/amino acid:cation symporter, which gives rise to MEKKGFVHTLPFKLICALAVGIVLGLALHVTDTSPLSGVVLNVIVCVKYVVAQFINFCVPLIIIGFIAPSITRLGGNASKMLLLAICLAYVSSIGAAFFATGSGYIILPHLSISPNVDGLKALPQPVFTLNIPQIMSVMSALFFSVLVGLAAAWNSSKYITNVLEEFQAIVLSIVTKFVIPLLPVLIGTTFCTLSYEGSITKQLPIFLIIIVLVIIGHYIWLTLLYSIAGAYSGKNPLDIVKNYGPAYMTAIGTMSSAATLSVALKCAQKSEPPLRDDLVSFGIPLFANIHLCGSVLTETFFVMAVSKMLYGGFPSVEKMILFCLLLGVFAIGAPGVPGGTVMASLGLITSVIGFDDTGTALMLTIFALQDSFGTACNVTGDGALTLILTGYAEKHGVKENSPEVLQAAAAREENERSM